Part of the Puntigrus tetrazona isolate hp1 chromosome 10, ASM1883169v1, whole genome shotgun sequence genome is shown below.
ACGGTGTTGCTGTATGACGTCTGTTTTTGCAGGtctgtaagataaaaaaaattggctATTCTAGGTTTCAGTGAAAAAGCATCACACGCATTTGCAAACATTCACTCACCTCAacagatattatattatattaaattataaatacatattttttacataactaTTCATAGAATAAAAGTTCATAAAGTTATctggttttaatatttacaaattatggacaaacaaattattttctattttcttttaacaattaaattgaacaattttaaattgttactaATTTCAGAATGTTCACAGaacattcaaaatgaaatgttccCATAACGATTTTGTATAaccaagaaaaatattttttgaatacatttttttaaaacgggatgtttaaatattcagatttttttttttaataagaggAACATTAGCAAGGGTtcaagggtaaaaaaaaaataaaataataataaataataataataataataataataatatatatatatatatatatatatatatatatatatatatatatatatatatatatataatattttaattttttaaaacagcatttttaatttttattttattaaaaatgtctttattcttAATGCTCATTGTAATTATGAGtgattaatttttacatttattaatttacatttaaattttgtcatttagctGACACTTATCTAAAGCGACTTAAAAATGaggacaaaaacatacaaaaacactaacatttaaaaaaaatgaaattaaaaaaaattgttatatttttcagCAAATTACACTTAGGAGAgtaattttaaatgactgtaatCAGTTTTGGGGAAGAAAAAATTCTTGTGAGAATAACGCATTAAAAACAAGCTCCTCGTccctaaaatactttttttaattgtaatttaggGATGAAATATGTGGTGAACCTGTAAAGAATGAATCATTTAGTTTCGAAACCACATATCATATAAAAGCAAGCAAagccatattttatttttaattgtaccACCTTTCAATTAGAAGCAACAGCTGATGTTTAGAGGTCTTAATTTTACTCCGAGCCTCCATATTCAACATGGCTCCAGTATCCTGACCATTAATCTCCAAAATGATGTCTCCCACCTGCAGTCCAGCAACACCTGCCCGGCTATCTTCATAAACCTGACAAAACACTGTGTGGTAAGTCCTCACAGCTCCTTAACACGCCAGAAATCAACGGCGCCTTACGCCGAACGCACTGCGTATTTTGTACGTGAGAAAACGCGGGCCAGATATCTTCGACTCACCTTTGAGACAGCCAGGGTCTTCTCGAAGTCTCTTCCTCCGCAGATACCAAACCCCCATGGTGGTGGACCTGTCAAATTCAGCCGAAATGTCATCCGTCTGCCACAAGCCTTCAATTTCAATGCCCTTTCAGAACAACAAAACTGGTCTGTGTTTACTCCGTGCCGGTGAGACTAAAGGGGTCGTGTTTGTGGTGTATTTTTAAAGTTCTCCTGTAGCTTAGAGATATGGAGACAGCACCACCCTTAAACATCCGCACATGATGTTCTCGGCTGATTAAATGGTAAATGCAATCAAGCCGCGAAGATACCTTTAAAAAAGTaccaccaaaataaaatgtcttttgtaaACCGTTTTCGCGCGATAACTAAAGGAGGGAAGGTTGTAAAATACTTTACAATTAAGTTACGACATATACGTAACGCAGTTATCTTATCGGGCAGTACATGGATAAAATGTAAGATTGATGTATGgattaaaaagcagaaattaactcgatgttttaaaaaaaacgttttattaaaaaagaacaaacggCACACTAGAGACGCTGCCATGAGGAGATGAACGCCGAGCAGCTAAACACGTGACAGATATTGTTCTTTGTGGTTCTACAAACACTAAAGTTCTACGCACACAATCCTTTCAACTTTTtctccgattttttttttttatatacaagcTTAAATAAATCACTTCAAACTCTTCCATTCATTCTTTTCCTGGGACATCATGCATTATAGTAACAGCACAAATATTCAGAAGTGTAACAGACCGTGAAGGACgaaccaaaaactaaaaaataaaaatcactcaaATATGCCATGTGTAACTCTCACTCCAAACTGAAATCATAGTCAGCCCAGGAATTGAATGCCACAGACACTTTCGTGCAACGATGCAAAAGCTCCTGAGGCGCAGCAGTGAGTCGAGGATCTGGCAACACAGTTTTCCCACCGACTCGCAATGACTTCATTTCAGTTCTACGGTTCAGTCTGAGCGGGTTCAGGAAGGAGCCAGTCTAGGGCCGCACTGCATTAGCTGAGGGACCAGGCTCTCACCGTCAGCACCAAGCAGCATGTGTAAAGTGAAGTAGACCGCTGCATCCCCTCAAGAGCGACTGCGGTCTTCGCTGCTGCCCACTAAAACCTTGCTGTAAAGTTTCTGCTGCTCCTCCTTAAAAACTTCTTTGACTTTCCCTCGTTTTAAACCACCGTCCCTGTGAACATGCAAAGCACAAAAGCTTTGAGCttcattttatatcaaaatacCTATCCACGTCCTTTTTCACTTCCGTCACTTGTGTGTTTGACACTCTAAGACAGAAACTCACCATAACAAGTCTGCCAGTCCTCCCTTTCTAGCAATGGCTGCTTTGACTCTGTTTGCAAACTGCACAGCGTCCTCCTCTTCCTgggaaaatatgaaatttaaaacttataaatgaatgaatgaatgaccaAAAAGCTCAAAAATACCctcaaagtttttaaaaaaaagaaagcgtagcaaggttgcatttatttaatacagtaaatatagtaaaaactctaaaattgtgaaatattgttacaatccAAAATAATCAGtcttttaaaagcaataaaaaaaaaaaatattaataataataatatatatatatatatatatatatatatatatatatatatatatatatatatatatatgtgtgtatatatatatatatatatatatatatatatatatatatgtgtgtatatatatatatatatatatatatatatatatatatatatatatatatatatatatatatatgtgtgtatatatatatgtatgtgtgtgtatatatatatatatatatacacatcatgtaaactttattttggatatttcaaaattaaatcatatgacagcactattataaatagtttttttttaacaataatatttattccagtattattactgcagtcttcactGTCTAATGGTCTTTCACAAATCAATCCAATATGCCAATTCGCCActcaatatttatttcttctttttaaattttttttaaccccGTTTAAAAACCCTGTCCACCTGCAGGACATAACTTCGAATCTGATTGTatacatttactaaaaaaatcCTTCCGGCCCTAAGCTTCTAAAAAGCAGTGCGTGTATATAGCGATACATATATCTCTTTCGCAGCTTCTCCACTCACCATGCGGCTCATTGGTGGAAGGTACCAGACGCTACACACAATGGCCCAACTGCTCATCATGTGCAGCAGGTAGTTCACCATCCCAAACTTGCTGCTGTTCCAGAACGCATCACCAAAACGAGGGTCATACTGTCAAGataacagcaaaaacagtatgaaataatttataaacaacAAACCCAGCACATAACAATAAAGGAGGCTGTTCTAACCTTTATGGCCACAGGGTAAACAGTGCAGCCGATCTCAAAGCTTCCCTTCTTGAACATCATGACTGAAGTGTTGTTAATACAAGTACCtttagaaatgacaaaacatttaatCCACATATATTCGTATACTTCAGTGCGAAATGGTAATAGAAGCAGGAGTTTAAACGCTCACCCTCTGGAAATATGAGGATTGGCAGTTTGCTTGTGTCTGCAACATGGTCacttaatctaaaaaaataacatcagtTTAATTGTGACTTGTTCAAATTATAACGGCAAGTCAATCTCGGAGGTGTtggatatactgtatatgtgtgggAACCGCAATGTTACCGTTTGGCCACTAGGTTTCGGTCCTTCACTTCAGACCTCTCAAACCAGATGTGAGGACAGGCCTTCACCATCGCCCTCTGAATGACCCCCATCAGACCACCATGGACCTGACCCACCTGACCAAGACAGACCCAGAGTTCACGCGTAACGCATTCAATATCAACACCGAACCTGAATCATCAACACAAACGTCACACTACCATAGCATAGCATCCGTCACTGGCCAGAATGATGACGTCGATAGGGGAGGTGTGATTGGCCACGCAGATTCCTCCGTTTTTGGGTTTATTCtcacttgaagaaaaaaaaaaacaaataaaagtaatttcataCAGAACGTAAAACCAGGCATAGAGATTTTGAATTGTGTTTAGTATTGGCATATGCTAGTGTTTATGTGTCTGTACCTGTCATGGTAGGTGATGATGGCTGTGAGGGCTCTCACACAGATACGGTAACACATCAGATGAACCTTGTCGCTGAGATAATTCTTTATTCTAATTAGAGAAATGAGTGTTAATAACACACATTCCTATGATGTAATATTAACGTTTTAACATCAACAGCTTCAGAGGTTAAACCTTCAGAAGTCTACCAAGACGTACCTTCCATTTGGAAACAGGCCAACGATTGACGTCAGAACCACTAGAAGACCGACACCGGTGAAAGCAAGCGTGACCCTGTTTAAGAGCAACACAGcaaattttaaaagcaaaacctATCAATGACGCTGCTTAGCATAATCACTGCACAAACACCGTGTCCGCATTAGAGTAAATGTCCTGGGCTAGTGAAGACTGTGACCAGCCTCAGGTGACTTGCACATTTCTTCAGCATCgttcttttgaataaaaaaaatgtcagtttaaccTTGAGCACTTTGCATTTGGCACCTGAAAGCCTTAAAGCTGCTGATGGTTTAAAATTGCTGACAGTTTAAAACCGCTGACCTACgtcagtttttatgttttggaatCGGCCCATAGTTCTAGCTTTTTTTCGCACTGCATTATTTTTGAACACTGGGCGTTATACGTGTGCTAAGTTCATAAGTTACTGCAAACTACTGGGCATCGTAGACCAAACGAGAGATTCAGCCACTTTCAGACCTAATGTGGGAATCTTACGCTAAAGACCAGGACACAAAAAGTCGACGCCAACCAACTAGCAGCGACGAAAGCCGTCATTGTTGTAGCCTCGTGCCAGCAGCGTTGGACCAAAAAAAGCTGTCCTCGAACACACCGCAAAGACTACAAAAAACCCCACTACTATAACCATCCACAA
Proteins encoded:
- the gpat4 gene encoding glycerol-3-phosphate acyltransferase 4, producing MESYLFPFDSLICMLLGISFTVWFTLLLVFIIVPAIFGVSFGIRRLYMKSLIKLFEWATLRMERGAKEKNQHLYKPYSNGIIAKEPVSLEQEIQEMRRGGAEPEFDMSDIFYFCRRGVESIVDDEVTKRFTAEELESWNLLTRSNYNFHHISTRLTALWGVGVLIRYGFLLPLRVTLAFTGVGLLVVLTSIVGLFPNGRIKNYLSDKVHLMCYRICVRALTAIITYHDSENKPKNGGICVANHTSPIDVIILASDGCYAMVGQVHGGLMGVIQRAMVKACPHIWFERSEVKDRNLVAKRLSDHVADTSKLPILIFPEGTCINNTSVMMFKKGSFEIGCTVYPVAIKYDPRFGDAFWNSSKFGMVNYLLHMMSSWAIVCSVWYLPPMSRMEEEDAVQFANRVKAAIARKGGLADLLWDGGLKRGKVKEVFKEEQQKLYSKVLVGSSEDRSRS